One Neisseria sicca genomic region harbors:
- a CDS encoding malic enzyme-like NAD(P)-binding protein, translating to MENSLKEAALKFHEFPVPGKVSVTPTKSLATSKDLALAYSPGVAAPCMEIHADPQNAYKYTAKGNLVAVISNGTAVLGLGNIGALAGKPVMEGKGVLFKKFAGVDVFDIEIDEKDPQKLVDIIAALEPTFGGINLEDIKAPECFYIERELRKRCKIPVFHDDQHGTAIITAAAVLNALRYTGRKIEEATLVCSGAGAAAIACLNQLLDLGLKRENVTVCDSKGVIYKTREDKDRMDESKQFYAIEDNGQRVLADAVKGKDIFLGLSGANLLTPEMLNTMNAKPIVFAMANPNPEILPPLAKETRPDVVIGTGRSDFPNQVNNVLCFPFIFRGALDVGATTINEEMKRACVYALADLAKEEVTEEVVAAYGKKFEFGAEYLIPTPFDSRLLPRVASAAAKAAMESGVATRPIADLEAYAAKLSEWKL from the coding sequence ATGGAAAACTCATTAAAAGAAGCCGCACTGAAATTTCACGAATTCCCCGTGCCGGGTAAAGTCTCCGTTACCCCCACCAAATCGCTGGCCACGTCCAAAGACTTGGCTTTGGCGTACTCGCCGGGCGTTGCGGCTCCTTGTATGGAAATCCATGCCGATCCGCAAAATGCGTACAAATATACCGCCAAAGGCAACTTGGTTGCCGTGATTTCCAACGGTACCGCCGTTTTGGGCTTGGGCAACATCGGCGCGTTGGCGGGCAAACCTGTGATGGAAGGCAAAGGCGTATTGTTTAAAAAATTCGCCGGTGTGGACGTATTCGACATCGAAATCGATGAAAAAGACCCGCAAAAACTGGTGGACATCATCGCCGCGTTGGAACCGACTTTCGGCGGCATCAACCTCGAAGACATTAAAGCGCCTGAATGCTTCTACATCGAACGCGAATTGCGCAAACGCTGCAAAATCCCCGTATTCCACGACGACCAACACGGTACCGCCATCATTACCGCCGCCGCCGTATTGAATGCCCTGCGCTATACCGGCCGCAAAATCGAGGAAGCGACCTTGGTTTGCTCCGGCGCGGGTGCGGCTGCGATTGCCTGCTTGAACCAACTGCTCGATTTGGGTTTGAAACGCGAAAACGTTACCGTTTGCGACTCCAAAGGCGTGATTTACAAAACCCGCGAAGACAAAGACCGTATGGACGAGTCCAAACAGTTCTACGCCATTGAAGACAACGGTCAACGCGTGCTTGCCGATGCCGTCAAAGGCAAAGACATCTTCTTGGGCCTCTCCGGCGCGAACCTGCTGACGCCTGAAATGCTGAACACCATGAACGCCAAGCCTATCGTGTTCGCCATGGCAAACCCGAACCCGGAAATCCTGCCGCCGCTGGCAAAAGAAACCCGTCCTGACGTGGTCATCGGTACCGGCCGTTCCGACTTCCCGAATCAAGTGAACAACGTATTGTGCTTCCCGTTCATCTTCCGCGGCGCGTTGGACGTCGGCGCGACGACCATCAACGAAGAAATGAAACGCGCCTGCGTCTATGCCTTGGCGGATTTGGCGAAAGAAGAAGTAACTGAAGAAGTGGTTGCCGCTTACGGTAAAAAATTCGAATTCGGCGCGGAATACCTGATTCCGACCCCGTTCGACTCACGCCTGCTGCCGCGCGTTGCTTCGGCTGCCGCCAAAGCTGCGATGGAAAGCGGCGTGGCAACCCGTCCGATTGCAGACTTGGAAGCCTACGCTGCCAAACTGAGCGAATGGAAACTGTAA
- the aroA gene encoding 3-phosphoshikimate 1-carboxyvinyltransferase, producing MTESIRLPAASLKPATVALPGSKSISNRTLLLAALSDNTCEIHSLLKSDDTDRMLEALDKLGVEIEYLAEGRLKVHGTGGQFPNRTADLFLGNAGTAFRPLTAALAVLGGDYHLHGVARMHERPIGDLVDALRIAGADVEYLGNEHYPPLHIGERQDRGERVIPIKGNVSSQFLTALLMALPLTGQAFEIRMVGELISKPYIDITLKLMAQFGVQVANEDYRVFKIPADTRYHAPEHLHVEGDASSASYFLAAGLIAATPVRVTGIGANSIQGDVAFARELEKIGADVVWGENFVEVSRPKERAVQAFDLDANHIPDAAMTLAIVALATGQTCTLRNIGSWRVKETDRIAAMANELRKLGAKVVEEAEAIHITPPETLTPDAVIDTYDDHRMAMCFSLVSLLGVPVVINDPKCTHKTFPTYFEVFSSLTDAV from the coding sequence ATGACCGAATCCATCCGCCTCCCCGCCGCCTCGCTCAAACCCGCCACCGTCGCCCTGCCCGGTTCCAAAAGCATCAGCAACCGCACCCTGCTGCTTGCCGCCTTGTCCGACAACACTTGCGAAATCCATTCCCTGCTCAAATCCGACGATACCGACCGTATGTTAGAAGCGCTCGATAAACTCGGCGTTGAAATCGAATATCTTGCCGAAGGTCGTCTGAAAGTTCACGGCACAGGCGGACAATTTCCAAACCGCACTGCCGATTTGTTTTTAGGCAACGCGGGAACGGCGTTCCGTCCGCTGACTGCCGCACTTGCCGTTTTGGGCGGCGATTATCATCTGCACGGCGTTGCGCGTATGCACGAACGCCCTATCGGCGATTTGGTCGATGCGCTGCGGATTGCCGGCGCCGATGTCGAATATCTCGGCAACGAACACTATCCACCGCTTCATATCGGCGAGCGCCAAGACCGCGGCGAGCGTGTGATTCCGATTAAAGGCAATGTGTCCAGCCAGTTTCTGACCGCCCTCTTGATGGCGTTACCGCTGACCGGGCAGGCATTTGAAATCCGTATGGTCGGCGAGTTGATTTCCAAGCCTTACATCGACATCACTTTGAAACTGATGGCGCAATTCGGCGTACAGGTTGCCAATGAAGACTACCGCGTCTTCAAAATCCCCGCAGATACCCGCTACCACGCGCCCGAACACCTGCACGTCGAAGGCGATGCCTCCAGCGCGTCCTATTTCCTCGCTGCCGGCTTGATTGCCGCTACGCCCGTCCGCGTTACCGGCATTGGCGCAAACAGCATACAGGGCGATGTCGCCTTTGCCCGCGAGCTGGAAAAAATCGGTGCGGATGTGGTTTGGGGCGAAAACTTCGTCGAAGTCTCGCGTCCGAAAGAACGTGCCGTCCAAGCCTTTGATTTGGATGCGAACCATATCCCCGATGCCGCCATGACCCTCGCCATCGTCGCGCTTGCCACAGGACAAACCTGTACGCTGCGCAACATCGGGTCATGGCGCGTCAAGGAAACCGACCGCATCGCCGCGATGGCAAACGAGTTGCGCAAACTTGGTGCGAAAGTCGTCGAAGAAGCCGAAGCGATTCACATCACCCCGCCTGAAACACTGACGCCCGACGCCGTCATCGACACTTACGACGACCACCGCATGGCGATGTGTTTCTCGCTGGTTTCCCTGTTGGGCGTACCCGTCGTCATCAACGACCCGAAATGCACCCATAAAACCTTCCCGACTTATTTTGAAGTGTTCTCATCGCTGACCGACGCGGTTTAA
- a CDS encoding low molecular weight protein tyrosine phosphatase family protein encodes MNALFICSRNQWRSPTAEAVFRRYPNVQTRSAGTSPNARHTVSINDIAWSDKIFVMEQKHKNRLSAQFPRALQHKEIIVLDIPDDYRYMDEELIEILKESVEPYLSDS; translated from the coding sequence ATGAACGCACTTTTTATTTGCAGCCGCAACCAATGGCGCAGCCCCACTGCTGAAGCGGTATTCCGACGCTATCCGAACGTACAGACCCGTTCCGCAGGCACAAGCCCTAACGCACGGCACACCGTTTCCATCAACGACATCGCATGGTCGGATAAGATTTTTGTGATGGAACAAAAGCATAAAAACCGCCTGTCGGCGCAGTTTCCCCGCGCTTTGCAGCATAAGGAAATCATTGTTTTGGACATTCCTGACGATTACCGCTATATGGACGAAGAATTGATCGAGATATTGAAGGAAAGCGTCGAGCCGTATTTGTCTGACAGCTAG
- a CDS encoding replication-associated recombination protein A, which produces MSDLFTRQPDAPLAERLRPHTLDDVIGQQHLIGEGKPLRVAVEGGKPHSMLLWGPPGVGKTTLARILAQSFNAQFLPVSAVFSGVKDIREAIDKAEIALQQGRATILFVDEVHRFNKAQQDAFLPHVESGLLTFIGATTENPSFEVNPALLSRAQVYVLQSLSSDDLKKLIAKVLALPEYRDFTIEADAQELLVNTADGDARRLLNLLEQLLRAADTRRLKTLTAEFLADSLGAQIRRFDKGGESFYNQISALHKSVRGSHPNAALYWFCRMLDGGTDPRYLARRIVRMAWEDIGLADPRAFQIANDAAATFERLGSPEGELALAQAVLYLAAAAKSNAGYKAYNQMRRFVKENASDEVPVHLRNAPTKLMKELGYGREYRYAHDEPNAYAAGESYMPDGLDEPDFYQPVPRGLEIKIGEKLEWLKSLDEEALDKQK; this is translated from the coding sequence ATGTCCGACCTTTTCACCCGCCAACCCGATGCGCCGCTTGCCGAACGCCTGCGCCCGCATACGCTTGATGACGTTATCGGGCAGCAGCATTTAATCGGCGAAGGCAAGCCGCTGCGTGTGGCGGTGGAAGGCGGGAAACCGCATTCTATGTTGCTGTGGGGGCCGCCGGGCGTGGGCAAGACGACGTTGGCGCGGATTTTGGCGCAGAGTTTCAATGCCCAGTTTCTGCCTGTTTCCGCCGTATTCTCCGGCGTGAAGGACATACGCGAGGCAATCGACAAGGCAGAAATCGCCTTGCAGCAGGGACGCGCGACGATTTTGTTTGTCGATGAAGTCCACCGCTTCAACAAGGCGCAGCAGGACGCGTTTTTGCCCCATGTCGAAAGCGGTTTGCTGACCTTTATCGGCGCGACTACGGAAAATCCGTCGTTTGAAGTCAATCCCGCGCTGTTGAGCCGCGCGCAGGTGTATGTTTTGCAATCCTTGTCTTCAGACGACCTCAAGAAACTGATTGCCAAAGTATTGGCATTGCCCGAATACCGGGATTTCACGATTGAAGCCGATGCGCAGGAGCTGCTCGTCAATACCGCCGACGGCGATGCGCGCAGATTGTTGAATTTATTGGAGCAACTTTTACGCGCCGCCGACACACGTCGTCTGAAAACCCTGACCGCCGAATTTCTCGCCGACAGCCTCGGCGCGCAAATCCGCCGTTTCGACAAAGGCGGCGAGAGTTTCTACAACCAAATCTCCGCCCTGCATAAATCAGTACGCGGTTCGCATCCGAATGCCGCGCTGTATTGGTTCTGCCGTATGCTCGACGGCGGCACCGACCCGCGCTACCTTGCCCGCCGCATCGTGCGCATGGCGTGGGAGGACATCGGGCTTGCCGACCCGCGCGCCTTCCAAATCGCCAATGATGCCGCCGCCACCTTTGAACGCTTAGGCTCGCCCGAAGGCGAACTCGCGCTGGCGCAAGCCGTGTTGTACCTTGCCGCCGCCGCGAAATCCAACGCGGGCTACAAGGCATACAACCAAATGCGCCGCTTCGTCAAAGAAAACGCCAGCGACGAAGTGCCCGTCCACCTGCGCAACGCCCCGACCAAGTTGATGAAAGAATTGGGCTACGGACGCGAATACCGCTACGCCCACGACGAACCGAACGCCTACGCCGCCGGCGAAAGCTATATGCCCGACGGCTTGGACGAACCGGATTTCTACCAACCCGTCCCGCGCGGGCTGGAAATCAAAATCGGCGAAAAGCTGGAATGGTTGAAATCGCTGGATGAGGAAGCGTTGGATAAGCAGAAGTAA
- the thrC gene encoding threonine synthase, with translation MKYISTRGETAHKPFSEVLLMGLAPDGGLMLPERYPQVSRETLDKWRGLSYPELAFEVMSLFVTDIPADDLRDIVNRTYTEAAFGSKEITPVRTLSDGIKIQALSNGPTLAFKDMAMQFLGNAFEYVLNKKGRELNILGATSGDTGSAAEYALRGKKGVNVFMLSPDGKMSAFQRAQMYSLQDENIHNIAVKGMFDDCQDIVKAVQNDAAFKEKYHIGTVNSINWGRIVAQVVYYFAGYFKATQSNDEQVSFCVPSGNFGNVCAGHIAKQMGLPIRRLIVATNENDVLDEFFKTGAYRPRNSEHTYVTSSPSMDISKASNFERFVFDLMDRDPQEINTLWAEVAAGKGFDLQFALEKVGGKYGFTSGKSTHADRLATIKQVYEQDKELIDPHTADGVKVAREVREEGETVVCLETALAAKFDATIHEAVGDVAIPRPAALEGLEKLPQRVRVVPNNAAAVKEIIRETLDK, from the coding sequence ATGAAATATATCAGTACGCGCGGCGAGACGGCGCATAAACCATTTAGCGAGGTTTTGTTGATGGGGCTTGCGCCCGACGGCGGTTTGATGCTGCCGGAGCGTTATCCGCAGGTCAGCCGCGAGACTTTGGACAAGTGGCGCGGTTTGAGCTATCCGGAGCTGGCGTTTGAGGTGATGAGCCTGTTTGTAACGGATATTCCGGCGGACGATTTGCGCGATATTGTGAACCGTACTTATACGGAAGCGGCGTTCGGCTCTAAGGAAATCACGCCTGTGCGTACTTTGTCCGACGGTATCAAAATCCAAGCCCTGTCCAACGGCCCGACGCTGGCGTTCAAGGATATGGCGATGCAGTTTTTGGGCAATGCGTTTGAATATGTGTTGAACAAAAAGGGCAGGGAACTCAATATCTTGGGCGCAACCAGCGGCGATACGGGTTCGGCTGCGGAATATGCGTTGCGCGGTAAAAAGGGCGTGAATGTATTTATGCTGTCACCCGACGGCAAAATGAGCGCGTTCCAACGTGCGCAGATGTACAGTCTGCAAGACGAGAATATCCACAATATCGCCGTGAAGGGGATGTTTGACGATTGTCAGGACATTGTGAAGGCGGTGCAGAACGATGCCGCGTTCAAGGAAAAATACCATATCGGTACGGTCAATTCGATCAACTGGGGACGCATCGTCGCGCAAGTGGTTTATTATTTTGCGGGCTATTTCAAGGCGACGCAAAGCAATGACGAGCAGGTCAGCTTCTGCGTGCCGAGCGGCAACTTCGGCAACGTTTGCGCGGGACACATTGCCAAACAGATGGGCCTGCCTATCCGCCGCCTGATTGTTGCGACCAATGAAAACGATGTGTTGGACGAGTTTTTCAAAACCGGCGCATACCGCCCGCGCAACAGCGAGCATACTTATGTTACCTCCAGCCCGTCTATGGACATTTCCAAAGCGTCCAACTTCGAGCGTTTCGTGTTCGACCTGATGGATCGCGATCCTCAGGAAATCAATACGCTGTGGGCGGAAGTCGCGGCGGGCAAGGGCTTTGATTTGCAGTTTGCCTTGGAAAAAGTCGGCGGCAAATATGGCTTTACTTCAGGCAAATCTACCCACGCCGACCGCCTCGCCACCATCAAACAGGTTTACGAGCAAGACAAAGAACTCATCGACCCGCACACTGCCGACGGCGTAAAAGTCGCCCGCGAAGTGCGCGAAGAAGGGGAAACGGTTGTTTGTTTGGAAACCGCGTTGGCAGCGAAATTCGATGCGACCATACACGAAGCCGTCGGCGATGTCGCCATTCCGCGCCCCGCCGCGCTGGAAGGTTTGGAAAAATTGCCGCAACGCGTCCGAGTCGTGCCGAACAATGCAGCCGCCGTCAAAGAAATCATCCGCGAAACGTTAGACAAGTAA
- a CDS encoding ferredoxin--NADP reductase, whose amino-acid sequence MAAFNTQKVLSVHHWTDAYFTFTCTRDESLRFENGQFVMVGLMVDGKPLMRAYSVASANWEEHLEFFSIKVQDGPLTSRLQHLKVGDDVLISKKPTGTLVAGDLNPGKHLYLLSTGTGIAPFLSITKDPEIYEQFEKIILVHGVRYKKDLAYYDRFTKELPEHEYLGDLVKEKLIYYPIVSREDYEHHGRLTDLMVSGKLFEDIGLPKINPQDDRAMLCGSPAMLKDTCKVLDDFGLTVSPKTGVRGDYLIERAFVDQ is encoded by the coding sequence ATGGCAGCATTCAATACCCAAAAAGTATTGTCCGTACACCACTGGACGGATGCGTATTTCACCTTTACCTGCACCCGCGACGAATCGTTGCGCTTCGAAAACGGCCAATTCGTCATGGTCGGATTGATGGTGGACGGCAAGCCGCTGATGCGCGCATACAGCGTCGCCTCCGCCAACTGGGAAGAACACCTCGAATTTTTCAGCATTAAAGTTCAAGACGGCCCTCTGACCAGCCGCCTGCAACACCTTAAAGTCGGCGACGACGTGTTAATCAGCAAAAAACCGACCGGAACTTTGGTTGCCGGCGACCTGAATCCCGGCAAACACCTTTACCTGCTGAGTACCGGTACCGGCATCGCCCCTTTCTTGAGCATCACCAAAGACCCCGAAATTTACGAGCAATTTGAAAAAATCATCCTCGTACACGGCGTGCGCTACAAAAAAGATTTGGCGTACTACGACCGCTTCACCAAAGAATTGCCCGAACACGAATACCTCGGCGACTTGGTTAAAGAAAAACTGATTTACTACCCCATCGTTTCCCGCGAAGACTACGAACACCACGGCCGCCTGACCGACCTGATGGTAAGCGGCAAACTGTTTGAAGACATCGGTCTGCCCAAAATCAACCCGCAAGACGACCGCGCCATGCTGTGCGGCAGCCCGGCCATGCTGAAAGACACCTGCAAAGTTCTGGACGATTTCGGTCTGACTGTCTCTCCGAAAACCGGTGTACGCGGCGACTACCTGATTGAGCGCGCGTTTGTGGATCAATAA
- a CDS encoding DUF1841 family protein, whose protein sequence is MYDVNTHDVRRFFAHVWKHRLTPMQLDALQLNALRIIESHPEYAHYLENIEDYLDKNWLPEDGESNPFLHMSLHLSLQEQAAIDQPPGIRAIHGQLCARYNNDWVRAEHDMMDALAETIWEAQRYGRGLDVNAYMTRLRKLVGLGQEENARINPHEVNAKFDE, encoded by the coding sequence ATGTACGATGTCAACACCCACGATGTCCGCCGATTTTTCGCACACGTTTGGAAACATCGCCTGACCCCGATGCAACTGGATGCACTTCAGCTTAACGCCCTCCGTATCATCGAATCTCATCCCGAATACGCCCATTATCTTGAAAACATTGAAGATTATTTAGATAAAAACTGGCTGCCGGAAGATGGGGAGAGCAATCCTTTTTTACACATGTCGCTGCATCTTTCCCTTCAAGAGCAGGCAGCCATCGACCAGCCACCGGGCATACGGGCGATTCACGGGCAACTTTGCGCACGTTATAACAACGACTGGGTGCGCGCCGAGCATGACATGATGGATGCGCTGGCGGAAACCATTTGGGAAGCGCAACGATACGGACGCGGTTTGGATGTCAATGCCTATATGACCCGGTTGCGTAAATTAGTCGGTTTAGGGCAGGAGGAAAACGCCCGTATCAATCCGCATGAAGTGAATGCTAAATTTGACGAATGA
- a CDS encoding putative phage abortive infection protein gives MMNKEQEKIYEIKWYEGLIGLVGISILLVLLLYYFTFGNRKLSTSPEQWGQFGDYIGGVLNPIFACATFIALLYTIKLQLDTIKLQKDSIKLQVEELKATREELSRSAKAQEESEKLLAEQSKIFKQQQFETTFFSMLNQLNQLCSKILNKEVVVFDKSLGKDVKKGFVDNIIDNLMNNIGYHFDSTDDLIYYYEEGDINFPKFEYIQKRVDKDFIEFNQFSLYLYQVLKFVNSLSYGKGNLDDEEKKYSNIVRASIDFRLLQLLAITAYREDTESYQPYIKLLERYSFLEHMPLKLLANRNFNRLLIKCHRLYDPNIFGKSDYIKDIEKLIKRT, from the coding sequence ATGATGAACAAGGAACAAGAAAAGATATATGAAATTAAATGGTATGAGGGATTAATTGGTTTGGTTGGCATATCAATTTTACTCGTACTTTTATTATATTATTTTACATTTGGAAATAGAAAGTTAAGTACATCTCCTGAGCAATGGGGGCAATTTGGAGATTATATTGGAGGTGTATTAAATCCAATTTTTGCCTGTGCTACTTTTATTGCTTTGTTATATACCATCAAATTGCAACTTGATACGATTAAATTACAAAAAGATAGTATCAAGTTGCAAGTTGAGGAATTAAAAGCAACAAGAGAAGAATTATCAAGAAGTGCAAAGGCACAGGAGGAGTCCGAAAAATTGTTAGCTGAACAATCAAAGATATTTAAGCAGCAACAGTTTGAAACAACCTTCTTTTCAATGCTCAACCAGCTCAATCAGTTATGTTCAAAAATATTAAATAAAGAAGTGGTGGTATTTGATAAATCTTTAGGAAAAGATGTAAAAAAAGGATTTGTTGATAATATTATAGATAATTTAATGAATAATATCGGGTATCATTTTGATAGTACTGATGATTTAATTTATTATTATGAGGAAGGTGATATAAATTTTCCTAAATTTGAATATATTCAAAAGAGAGTGGATAAAGATTTTATTGAATTTAATCAATTTTCTTTATATCTATATCAAGTTTTAAAATTTGTTAATTCGTTATCATATGGTAAAGGAAATTTAGATGATGAGGAAAAAAAATATAGTAATATTGTTAGAGCATCGATTGATTTTAGATTATTACAATTACTGGCAATAACTGCGTATAGAGAAGATACAGAATCATATCAACCATATATAAAACTTCTTGAAAGATATTCTTTTTTGGAACATATGCCTCTAAAATTGTTGGCTAATAGGAACTTCAATAGGTTGCTTATTAAGTGTCATCGATTATATGATCCGAATATATTTGGTAAGAGTGATTATATAAAAGATATAGAGAAGTTGATAAAGCGAACGTAG
- the uvrB gene encoding excinuclease ABC subunit UvrB, with product MEVIQYPNSPFKLHQPFPPAGDQPTAIAGLLEGLSDGLAYQTLLGVTGSGKTYTMANVIAQSGRPAIIMAHNKTLAAQLYAEMREFFPENAVEYFVSYYDYYQPEAYVPSRDLFIEKDSAINEHIEQMRLSATKNLMTRDDVIIVATVSAIYGIGDPTEYQQMVLSVKEGDTIEQRDIIATLVSMQYERGDLDFKRGSFRVRGDVIDVYPAESSENALRISLFDDEIDRLDMFDPLSGSLHQRVGRYTVFPSSHYVTPRDTVLRACESIKEELRERIEFFAREQRPVEQQRIEQRTRFDLEMLYEMGFCKGIENYSRHFSGKKEGEPPPTLMDYLPDNAIMFIDESHVTVTQIGGMYKGDASRKQNLVDYGFRLPSARDNRPLKFHEFEKVMPQTVFVSATPAKYEEEHAGQVVEQVVRPTGLVDPQIIIRPVATQVDDLMSEINDRIQKGERVLVTTLTKRMAEQLTDYYSELGIKVRYLHSDIDTVERVEIIRDLRLGLFDVLVGINLLREGLDIPEVSLVAILDADKEGFLRSHRSLIQTIGRAARNVNGVAILYADKITDSMKAAIDETERRREKQMKFNEEHGIVPQQIKKQVKDIIDGVYHEEDSGKGRLKSKNKVKVGEIHNEEDAIKEIAKLEKAMQQAARDLQFEEAAVLRDRIRGIKENLLFGAE from the coding sequence ATGGAAGTCATCCAATACCCCAATTCCCCCTTCAAACTCCACCAACCCTTCCCGCCTGCAGGCGACCAGCCCACCGCCATTGCCGGCCTGCTCGAAGGGCTTTCAGACGGCCTGGCCTATCAAACCCTGCTCGGCGTAACCGGTTCGGGCAAAACCTACACCATGGCGAACGTCATCGCCCAAAGCGGCCGACCCGCCATCATCATGGCGCACAACAAAACCCTTGCCGCCCAGCTTTATGCCGAAATGCGCGAGTTTTTCCCCGAAAACGCGGTGGAATATTTCGTCTCCTACTACGACTATTATCAACCCGAAGCCTATGTGCCCAGCCGCGATTTGTTCATCGAAAAAGACAGCGCGATCAACGAACACATCGAGCAGATGCGCCTTTCCGCCACCAAAAACCTGATGACGCGCGACGACGTGATTATCGTCGCCACCGTGTCCGCCATTTACGGTATCGGCGACCCGACCGAATATCAACAAATGGTGTTGTCCGTCAAAGAAGGCGACACCATCGAGCAGCGTGACATCATCGCCACACTCGTTTCCATGCAATACGAACGCGGCGATTTGGACTTCAAACGCGGCAGCTTCCGCGTGCGCGGCGACGTAATTGACGTGTATCCCGCCGAAAGCTCCGAAAACGCCTTACGCATCAGCCTGTTCGACGACGAAATCGACCGCCTCGATATGTTCGACCCACTTTCAGGCAGCCTGCACCAGCGCGTCGGCCGCTACACCGTCTTCCCGTCCAGCCACTACGTTACCCCGCGCGACACCGTCTTGCGCGCTTGCGAATCCATCAAAGAAGAATTGCGCGAACGCATCGAATTTTTCGCCCGCGAACAACGCCCCGTCGAACAACAGCGCATCGAACAGCGCACCCGCTTCGACCTCGAAATGCTCTACGAAATGGGCTTCTGCAAAGGCATCGAAAACTACTCCCGCCACTTCTCCGGCAAAAAAGAAGGCGAACCGCCGCCCACACTGATGGACTACCTGCCCGACAATGCCATCATGTTCATCGACGAAAGCCACGTTACCGTTACCCAAATCGGCGGCATGTACAAAGGGGACGCATCGCGCAAGCAAAACCTCGTGGACTACGGCTTCCGCCTGCCTTCCGCCCGCGACAACCGCCCGCTCAAATTCCACGAATTTGAAAAAGTCATGCCGCAAACCGTCTTCGTTTCCGCCACCCCCGCCAAATACGAAGAAGAACACGCCGGACAAGTGGTCGAACAAGTCGTCCGCCCCACAGGGCTGGTCGACCCCCAAATCATCATCCGCCCCGTCGCCACCCAAGTCGACGATTTAATGAGCGAAATCAACGACCGCATCCAAAAAGGCGAACGCGTACTCGTTACCACCCTCACCAAACGCATGGCGGAGCAACTCACCGACTATTACAGCGAACTCGGCATCAAAGTGCGCTATTTACACAGCGACATTGACACCGTAGAGCGCGTTGAAATCATTAGAGATTTACGGCTCGGCCTGTTTGACGTACTCGTCGGCATCAACCTGTTGCGCGAAGGCTTGGACATCCCCGAAGTCTCCCTCGTCGCCATCCTCGACGCCGACAAAGAAGGCTTCCTGCGCTCCCACCGCAGCCTGATTCAAACCATAGGCCGCGCCGCGCGCAACGTGAACGGCGTCGCCATCCTATACGCCGACAAAATCACCGACTCCATGAAAGCCGCCATCGACGAAACCGAACGTCGTCGTGAAAAACAGATGAAATTCAACGAAGAACACGGCATCGTGCCGCAACAGATTAAAAAACAAGTCAAAGACATCATCGACGGCGTGTACCACGAAGAAGACAGCGGCAAAGGTCGTCTGAAAAGCAAAAACAAGGTCAAAGTCGGCGAAATTCACAATGAAGAAGATGCGATTAAAGAAATTGCCAAACTGGAAAAAGCCATGCAGCAGGCGGCTCGGGATTTGCAGTTTGAAGAGGCGGCTGTGTTACGGGATAGGATTCGTGGGATTAAGGAGAATTTGTTGTTTGGAGCGGAATAG